A window of Primulina huaijiensis isolate GDHJ02 chromosome 9, ASM1229523v2, whole genome shotgun sequence contains these coding sequences:
- the LOC140984578 gene encoding kinesin-like protein KIN-14N, which yields MAPNTGARVQTRHAFSVLNGGQDLPPSSGPPSNSGSECGVIEFTKEDVEALLTEKPRIKNKYNYKEKSEQMLEIIKRLKQCIRWFQQLEGNYIVEQDKLKNLLELAHKKCNELELFMKAKEDEFNLIITELRKNSESLQEKFAKEETDKLEALDSLARERDSRLATQRLQASLTEDLKRAQEDNIGANQKIQSLNDMYKRLQEYNTSLQQYNSRLQSELHATNDTFKQVEKEKSAVIENLSTLRGRYTSLQEQLTSSKKLQDEAVKQKEALGSEVACLRSDLQQVRDDRDRRLLQVSALTEEVEKYKESTGKYFAQLDAMEASANNLESTCVAQSAENKRLQEQLALVQKEFQISDLSAMESRREFEEQKTLILQLQNRLADADLKIFEGEKLRKKLHNTILELKGNIRVFCRVRPLLADEPTSDSKILSFPTSMETQGRSIDLCQNGQKHSFSYDKVFMADASQEDVFVEISQLVQSALDGYKVCIFAYGQTGSGKTYTMMGTPGIQDHKGLIPRSLEQVFETRQILQSQGWKYEMQVSMLEIYNETIRDLLAPNRSGFDASRLDNAGKQYAIKHDANGNTSVSDLTIVDVRSSREVSYLLERASQSRSVGKTQMNEQSSRSHFVFTLRIVGVNEGIDQQVQGVLNLIDLAGSERLSKSGSTGDRLKETQAINKSLSSLSDVIFALAKKEEHIPFRNSKLTYLLQPCLGGDSKTLMFVNVSPDPSSTGESLCSLRFAARVNACEIGIPRRQTNIRTTDSRLSIG from the exons ATGGCACCGAACACGGGGGCACGGGTACAAACTAGACACGCGTTTTCGGTACTAAATGGGGGCCAAGATCTGCCTCCTAGTAGTGGGCCGCCAAGCAACTCTGGCTCTGAATGTGGTGTAATTGAGTTCACAAAAGAGGATGTGGAGGCACTGCTTACTGAGAAACCGAGaatcaaaaacaaatataacTATAAG GAAAAAAGTGAGCAGATGCTTGAGATTATAAAACGTCTCAAGCAATGTATCAGGTGGTTCCAACAGCTTGAAGGAAATTATATAGTAGAGCAGGATAAATTGAAGAATTTGTTGGAACTTGCTCACAAGAAATGCAATGAATTGG AGTTATTCATGAAGGCCAAGGAGgatgaatttaatttaattatcacgGAGTTGAGAAAAAATTCGGAGTCGCTGCAAGAAAAATTTGCCAAGGAAGAAACGGATAAATTG GAAGCATTGGATTCTTTGGCAAGAGAGAGAGATTCTCGACTTGCTACTCAGAGATTGCAAGCTTCCCTCACGGAAGACCTGAAGAGAGCGCAAGAAGACAATATCGGCGCAAACCAAAAG ATACAATCATTGAATGATATGTACAAGAGGTTACAGGAGTATAACACAAGTTTACAGCAGTACAATAGCAGACTTCAATCCGAACTTCATGCAACAAATGATACGTTCAAGCAAGTTGAAAAGGAAAAGTCAGCAGTGATAGAAAATCTCAGCACTTTGAGGGGCCGTTATACGTCTTTGCAAGAGCAGCTTACATCTTCTAAG AAATTACAAGATGAGGCTGTGAAACAGAAAGAAGCACTAGGCAGTGAAGTTGCTTGTTTGAGAAGTGATCTGCAACAAGTAAGAGATGATCGGGACCGTCGATTGTTGCAAGTGAGTGCTTTAACAGAGGAAGtagaaaaatataaagaaagtACTGGAAAATACTTTGCGCAGTTGGATGCAATGGAGGCATCAGCAAATAATCTTGAG tctACATGCGTGGCTCAAAGTGCGGAAAATAAACGATTACAAGAGCAACTAGCTTTGGTGCAGAAGGAATTTCAG ATTTCTGATTTATCTGCAATGGAATCAAGACGTGAATTTGAGGAGCAAAAGACTTTAATTCTCCAGCTGCAGAATCGACTAGCTGATgctgatttgaaaattttcgaaGGAGAGAAACTTCGGAAAAAACTACATAACACAATTTTG GAGTTAAAAGGAAATATCCGTGTATTTTGTCGGGTGAGACCACTGTTAGCTGATGAACCTACATCTGACAGCAAAATTTTATCATTCCCAACATCAATGGAAACACAGGGTCGAAGCATTGACTTATGCCAAAATG GGCAAAAGCATTCTTTCTCTTATGACAAAGTTTTTATGGCTGATGCGTCCCAAGAGGATGTTTTTGTAGAGATATCACAGCTAGTCCAGAGTGCCTTGGATGGTTATAAG GTATGTATTTTTGCCTACGGACAAACAGGTTCGGGCAAAACTTATACAATGATGGGCACACCGGGAATCCAGGATCATAAAGGCTTGATCCCGCGATCACTGGAGCAAGTGTTTGAGACTAGgcaaattcttcaatctcaagGATGGAAGTATGAGATGCAA GTGTCAATGCttgaaatatataatgaaaCAATACGAGACTTGTTGGCACCAAATAGATCAGGTTTTGATGCGTCACGACTAGATAATGCTGGAAAGCAATATGCCATCAAGCATGATGCAAATGGCAATACCAGCGTCTCTGATCTTACAATTGTGGATGTTCGAAGCAGCAGAGAGGTTTCCTATCTTTTAGAGCGCGCATCACAAAGCAG GTCTGTAGGGAAAACTCAAATGAATGAACAGTCTTCAAGGAGTCATTTTGTCTTCACCTTGCGAATAGTGGGTGTTAATGAG GGCATCGATCAACAAGTTCAAGGTGTGCTGAATTTAATTGACCTGGCTGGTAGTGAGCGTCTATCTAAAAGTGGTTCCACTGGGGATAGACTGAAAGAAACACAG GCCATCAACAAGAGCCTATCATCTCTGAGCGATGTCATTTTTGCCTTGGCTAAAAAGGAGGAGCATATACCGTTTAGGAATTCCAAACTCACCTATCTTCTCCAG CCTTGCTTAGGTGGAGATTCAAAGACCTTGATGTTTGTCAACGTTTCACCAGATCCTTCATCTACGGGTGAATCTCTATGTTCACTTCGTTTTGCAGCAAGGGTTAATGCTTGTGAAATTGGCATCCCAAGGAGACAAACCAATATAAGAACTACAGACTCTCGTCTGAGCATCGGCTAG
- the LOC140984579 gene encoding uncharacterized protein, protein MWDKKNDTQTVWFSLKKSFHCKSQPSDVYVPKTRKQLSSILTRKAGRSGCSRSIANLKDVIHGSKRHMEKPPGCSPRSIGSSEFLTPITHEVILSNSRCELKITGYGGCHETFSGGGGGGTFVGTLRPGTPGPGGQPTMHYFNPAFRNSVTSPRKTAAAAANLLTEKEGFGHGASANFSSYKRASFDSNNNNYSGFGSCVTCHKCGEQFVKLEFLETHHLSKHAVTELLEGDSSRKIVEIICRTSWLKSEDHCVRIERVLKVHNMQKTLSRFEEYRETVKFKASKLPKKHPRCLADGNELLRFYGTTLTCSLGMNGSSSLCISDRCSVCRIIRQGFSLNRGLRGGIGVFTTSTSGRAFESIELHENDSSIRKALIVCRVIAGRVHRPLENIQEMAGQTGFDSLAGKVGLYSNIEELYLLNARALLPCFVVICKK, encoded by the exons ATGTGGGATAAGAAGAATGATACGCAGACTGTTTGGTTTTCTTTAAAGAAATCTTTTCATTGCAAATCACAGCCGTCGGATGTGTATGTTCCGAAGACGAGGAAGCAGTTGAGTTCGATTTTGACTAGGAAAGCCGGTAGGTCTGGTTGTTCCAGGTCTATTGCGAATCTGAAAGATGTGATTCATGGAAGCAAGAGGCACATGGAGAAGCCCCCCGGTTGTAGCCCAAGATCCATTGGGAGCAGTGAGTTTCTCACCCCAATTACCCATGAAGTCATTCTGAGTAACTCCAGATGTGAGCTTAAGATCACTGGTTATGGTGGATGTCATGAAACTTTTagtggcggcggcggcggcggaacATTTGTTGGCACTCTGAGGCCGGGGACACCAGGCCCTGGAGGTCAACCCACAATGCACTACTTTAATCCTGCGTTCAGGAATTCAGTAACTTCACCAAGAAAGACTGCTGCTGCTGCCGCCAATCTTTTGACAGAAAAGGAAGGTTTTGGGCATGGCGCTTCTGCGAACTTTTCCTCTTACAAAAGGGCATCTTTtgatagtaataataataattatagtgGATTTGGTTCTTGTGTTACTTGCCACAAGTGTGGAGAACAGTTTGTGAAGTTGGAGTTTCTTGAAACACATCACCTCTCCAAGCATGCcg TGACCGAACTTCTGGAGGGTGATTCATCCAGGAAAATCGTAGAAATAATCTGCAGAACAAGCTGGCTGAAATCCGAGGATCATTGTGTTAGGATCGAAAGGGTACTGAAAGTTCATAACATGCAAAAAACCCTGTCCAGATTTGAGGAATACAGGGAGACTGTGAAGTTTAAAGCCAGCAAGCTTCCTAAGAAACATCCACGTTGTTTAGCAGATGGCAACGAACTCTTAAGGTTCTATGGAACAACTCTAACATGTTCTCTGGGCATGAATGGATCATCGAGCCTCTGCATCTCCGACAGGTGCTCCGTCTGTCGAATTATACGGCAGGGATTTTCCTTGAACAGGGGACTCAGAGGTGGAATCGGAGTTTTCACGACGAGTACCAGTGGGAGAGCTTTCGAATCAATAGAACTTCACGAGAATGATTCTTCCATTCGGAAAGCCCTGATAGTGTGCAGGGTGATTGCGGGGAGGGTGCATCGGCCATTGGAGAACATCCAAGAAATGGCTGGACAAACAGGGTTCGATTCTTTGGCGGGTAAAGTTGGTCTTTATTCGAATATTGAGGAGCTTTACTTGCTTAATGCTAGAGCTCTTCTTCCTTGTTTTGTGGTTATTTGCAAAAAATGA